Genomic segment of Puniceicoccales bacterium:
GAAATTTTGCCAGAAATCCACCGGGAAACCATAGGCCAAATTTACAAACATCATCCCAAAAATCCTACATCACCCCACTGCTTTCTCCGCTCAGCAGAAAAATTTCATCGGTAAAAAGGGTACGATTCTTATAAAATCAATAAAAACACTGACGTTTCGGAAAAATTTCAATAGAGAAGTTTGCATCAAAAATGCTCAGTAATAAGACAAATTCATGGCTTTATTTTTGAATTTTATTGAAGTAACTCTTCGCAAATTAGACAAAATTCTCATCACATTATCCACGGCAAAAAATATCCAACATACTGACGCAACATGGCCAAATTTGCATATCAGTAAAACTGTGGGGAAAAATGCAAAAAGCCAAAAACATAATATATTCGAAATGGTGGTGAACCTAGTATCGCCAGCGGAAATTAGTATATTTTGTAACGACCATCTTACGCTTTCAATGATTATGGTTACCCAGGTCCAAAATAACATGGAATTCAATATACTATCTGTGCCTTTCTGGTAATCATCATTGGAAAACCAATAAACTACCATATTTGTATTGATAATCATAAAAAAACTAGTTATCACAGCAAATATACAGGTTACCTTAAGCGATGAAATAAATAGGCGCCTAATGGTTTGAAGCTCGCCACAGGCTATACTATTGGATGCAATGGAACATACGCCCTTGCCAATGCCATCCAAAACAAACCGAAAAAACATATACACCGACGAAGCTATGCTATAGGAAACCAAATCGTCGTGGGAACAAAACTTTGCTATAATTTGAAACACCACGGCCGTACCAATGGAATTTATCAATGAATTCATGGAAGTAGGTAACCCTATGGAAAAACACCTTTTCAATAGATTTGGCGATAATTTTGCCACGTTGGTATGAAATTTTTCCGCATAATTTTTTTTTAAAAATATCATCAAAAATATGACAAAGGAAGTAACATTAGATAACCCCGTGGCATAGGCAGCGCCCCTTATCCCCATCTCTGGTACTCCAAATTTTCCAAACACAAAAACAAAATCTGCCACAACGTTTATTAAATTTGACACAATCGATACCAATGGCATTATCAGAGTTTCACCTCGGCCAATAAAAAATGACCCTATGGATCCAAATCCGGCCAATGAAAATGGTAAAAATGCCAATGTTATTCTAAGATAAGGTGTACCAAGTTCTTCAATCGGTTCTGCCAGCAGCGCCTTGGCATATATTATCATGGGAATCAAAATTATCCAATAGGCAAATGAAACAAATATGGTCTGCCATACTACATTGCCTATATGATGATATTTTTTTGTACCATTGAAATAACCAACAAATACACTGGTAACTGCGATGAAAGCCATCATCGTCCGTACGTTTAACCAATAAAATGGATGTGCTCCGGAAGCTGCAGTAAATGCCTCGGTGGAATATTTTGCTAAAATTATCCGATCTGCAAGGCAAACAAAATAGTTAGACATGGATGCCATCATCATAGGCCAGGACACTGCCCATAACTCTGCAATACTACCAGATTTGTATTTCGTTAACATTACACTAAATTTCAAAATTACATGACTGCAATCTTGTTAATATACTACCATGACCTCATCTATGTTAAATTATAATAAAAAGCATCCAACAAGGCAAATTCAAAACGGAACTACCTATAGAAAATTGTCAAGAAACTTTATAATTAATTACAATTTTGAATAAATATTAGTACACAAAATAAAAAAAGCTTTTCTATATGGATATTATTATAATTTTCAATAAAATTTTACTCATGGATACAATAAAGATAAAAAAATATCTAGCCGGTATTGTGATTTTCAGCTCTTTATCATGGACATCCACAGCATTGGCTGGTAAACATAATAAACTTAAAAGATCAACATCTTTTAAACTTAAACCACTGGTGCAACGTCCATCGTCACATTCGATGCTGTTGTCTATATATAAATCTGAGTCACTTTCGGATGATCCTTGTCACATAGGTTTTGGATTTGGAGAAAATCCATCTGGGCCAGAATCGGCTCGGCACAGAAAAGGATTGCTCAGAAGAACCATAACATCAGAAGAAGCAGACCTGGACAAATTAGATGAAAACGGAATTGTATCAGATATAATAGCCGCGGTAAAATATACAGCTTTGCATATAGTTGCCAATGAATTGCCATCATTTGTAAGAACTGTCATAAATGAATTTAGAAGCAATGACTACACTATATCCAATATGGAAGAATCTAACAGTCTGCGATTGTTTATAATGAATGAAGATTCTTTTGCTTATTCCGTAGATGGCAATAGACTGGCCAGCCGCGAAAAAATGGCCATAAGATATTTTGCAAAAAATGTGGTTTCGGGAGATGAAGGATTTTTATATCAAGTGGGATTGCGAGCCATGGATGAATTGCTCTTAATGTGCTATGGATTTAAGGTCAAACTTCCCAAATCACTCATAGCGGAAATTGAAAGCCAAATACGCGGGATTCTCAGCGAAATAGGAACCAATATCATTAATTTGGTAACAAATTGCTTAAATTCCTATGCCAACAGCCATCAGACAGTTTCAAAGCAAAGCATACTGAGTTCTTTTTTGTGTAAATGTGACAAAACCGATGAAATGCCACCACCAATGAACTTTTCCATCATGTGCTCGAACATGGAGAATGATATATTGGAGAGCATGGGATTTGATCTGGGTTTTGTGAATAACATTTTGAATAGAGGTCTCTATGGAGTAGATCGGGAAATGGATTTTTCGGAAGAACTTCCACAGGAATTGAAAAATATGGTAATCATGAAAATCTATATGAATCTTGCTAATACTTTCCCATCTTTTACGAAAAATATGATAATTGATATGCTAAAGAATTACACCATTAATAGCCAAGAAGATATGGAAGCAAATATCAAGATGTGTTTGACAAATACAAACCATAGAAACATCAGACCAGACATGATGGGTGTTACCCATGAAGATTTGACCATTATGAGGAGATCGATAGACGCCATCAGTGGTAATGGAGGCTTATTCAGCCTAATACTACGTAAGGTACTAACCACTATAAGGTTATGGTATAATGTCTTCCAGTTACCAATAAATCGAGAAAACTACGATGTGATAAAAGATTTCGCCATAGAAGTGATTAGCGGCTTAGAAGAGCCCGTTGTAAGGTCATTGATATTTGAGCTCGATCAAAGACATTTGTTTAATGATAGTACTGGTAAATTTTCTAATAAAAAGGAAATTAAAAATAAAAACCAATATGAAATGCTGAAACAATTGAAGGGAGATTTTAAAAATTTGGCCATCAAGCTAATTGACAACCAACTTGGAAAAGGTGTTAGCGCAGGTGTACTAAACTTTTTACACACCATTGAATCCGCCGTAACCGAATAGGATCAGATTGACAACCAAGAAGGTCTTTGGATCTTCTTTTTTTATGGTAAAGTTTTTATGGTTACCTATAGCCAATAGAAAATGTTACATGATCTTACAAATCTGGCTTTCGCAGGCAAACTAAGTAAAATCATATCGACTTTGCATTCCGCCGGAGCGAAATGTTATTTTGTTGGTGGATGTGTTAGGGATGCAATTCTCAATGAACCCATCACCGACATAGATATCGAAGTTTTTAACATTAATTCGGAAAAACTTTCGGTTCTATTGGCAAAAGACCATAGAATTGACCAGGTGGGAAAGAGCTTCGGCGTCATAAAGGTTCATGACCTAGGCGTGGATATTTCCGTACCAAGAATCGAAGAAAAAATTGGTGAAACTCACAGGGATTTTTCCATAGCCGAAAGGATTAATATGGATATCAGCAGTGCCGCAGTCCGCAGAGACTTTACCATGAATGCCTTATATTTTGACCCATTAAAAAATCATGTAATTGACCAATTTGGCGGCATGAAAGATATTGAAAACAAAATACTTAGGCATACTAGTGAAAAATTTATCGAAGACCCCTTGAGAGTACTTCGGGCCATGCAATTTGCGGCCAGATTTAATTTGACTGTGGCCGATGAAACCATCAAAATTTCCAGCAAACTTTCCTGTGATAATATTTCTGCCGAACGAATTTTAGAAGAATGGAAAAAATTGCTACTGTTTGGCAAAACACCATCCAGAGGCATCAGATTTCTTAGAGCCTGTGGGTGGCTAAAATATTTTCCAGAAATAAGTAATCTTGTTGGCTGTGAACAGGATATTTTGTCTCACCCCGAAGGAGATGTTTTTGAACATATATGCATTGCATTGGATCATCTTCCTCAGGTTAGGAATGGTAAATTTTTTGACGACATGGTGGTTGGGTTTGCATTGCTATGTCATGATTTTGGCAAACCAGCCACCACCTTTCGTAATGAAACAGGGGTACACGGCAGCTACCATCATGGCAAACATGGCGTAATTCCAGCTAAAGCATTTTTAGAGCGAATGCGTATGCCAAAATCTATGGTTACCCAAATCCTACCATTGGTAAAGCACCACATGGCCATTAGAGATGTGATAAAAGTTAATGATATGGATTCCGGCATACGTGCTTTGGCAAATAAGGTTGGTCGAATAGATCTATTGATAAAAATATCCCTTTGCGACACATTTCGGAGGTTTAAACCCCACGGATCAAATGAGGCATTGGTTAAAGCACAAGCCGAAAAACTTGGCATTTTATCGTCGAAACCTAGCCCCATACTGCTTGGACGTCATCTAATAGGCCTCGGATTGACGCCGGATAAAAAATTCAGAAAATTGCTAGATCTGGCTTTTGAAGCCCAATTGAAAGGCAAATTTCAAGATGAGCCAGGTGCCATCGGATTCATCAAGAATTTTATTTAATTGACGAAGTTATCGCCACTCAAGATTCTAGCACCACCATGGCTCTTCCAACAGAAATTAGTACGTCTATCCAAGAATTAATCAGGAGATCCAATGCCATTGCCAACTTTTTAGATGTGGACGGCAATAGGCTTGAAATCATGAGATTAGAAACGGAAATGGCCGTTGACAGTTTTTGGGAAAACAAGGAAAACGCTCAGCATATGGTAACCAGGATAAATAAATTAAAAAGCACGATCAAAGCCATTGTTGAATTTAAACAGAAACTAGACGATGTGATGGTGCTAGCAGATTTGATCGATCAGCAAAACGATAATGAAGAATATCTTCGTGAACTTCTAGTCACCATTGCGAATCTAGAGACCGATATGGACTCTCTGGAATTGACATCTTTTCTGAACCAACCCATGGATCACTGCAATGCCATATTTAGCATACATGCCGGTGCTGGCGGAACTGAATCCTGCGATTGGGCCGATATGCTGTTTCGCATGTACATGCGATGGGTCGAACGCCGAAATTTCGTCATGGAAATTCAGGACATACAGGAAGGCGATGGCATCGGTCTGAGCAGCATTACGCTCAGATTAATTGGAGAAAATGCCTATGGCTATGCAAAGGCCGAACGTGGCGTACATAGATTGGTTAGATTGAGTCCCTTCGATGCCAACCATAAGCGCCACACCTCATTTTCTTCCGTCGATGTGGTGGCCGAACTGGAAGACGATGTGGAAGTCGATATCAAGGATGAAGATATTCGAATAGATACCTATCGTTCCAGTGGAAAAGGTGGCCAACATGTCAATAAAACCGAGTCAGCTATCCGCATAACTCATCTGCCCACAGGTCTGGTGGTGACCTGCCAAAATGAAAGGTCACAGTATAAAAATAAAGATCTGGCTATGAAGACACTTAGAGCGAGGGTTTATGAAAGAATGCAGGATGAAAAGCGTTCGGAAATGGATAAATTCTATGGAGAAAAAGGTGAAATAGGATGGGGCAATCAAATTCGCAGCTATGTATTTCAGCCCTATCAATTGGTAAAAGATCTGCGCACCGGCGTGGAAAGTACAAATGTACAGGCCGTCATGGATGGCAATATAGATATGTTTATAAATGCTTGGTTGAAAGCAGGTTGCCCGAAGGCAAGAAAATCATAAAAATTAATTAATGAGAATAATTTCCTGGAATGTAAATGGTCTTCGCTCGATGATGAAAAAGGATTTTTCTGGTGTAATTTCCTCTATAAATCCCGATATATTATGCCTGCAGGAAACTAAAATGAATCAGGAAGTAGATCCCATCATTGATCTTGGATTTCATCATATGGTTTTTAACAGTGCAAAGCGAAAAGGCTATTCAGGTACAGCAATTTTTTCCAATCCAGATATCCTGGCAGTGGATTCAAATACCGCTCCTGAATCCACCATCGATGAACAAGAGGGTAGGGTTATTGTCAGCGAATATGACAATTTTTTTCTAGTAAATGTCTATACTCCAAACTCAAAGTCAGATCTATCTAGGCTGGAATTTCGGCATAAGATATGGGATGTGGAATTTTTAAGGCTATTACTTAGGC
This window contains:
- a CDS encoding MATE family efflux transporter, producing MLTKYKSGSIAELWAVSWPMMMASMSNYFVCLADRIILAKYSTEAFTAASGAHPFYWLNVRTMMAFIAVTSVFVGYFNGTKKYHHIGNVVWQTIFVSFAYWIILIPMIIYAKALLAEPIEELGTPYLRITLAFLPFSLAGFGSIGSFFIGRGETLIMPLVSIVSNLINVVADFVFVFGKFGVPEMGIRGAAYATGLSNVTSFVIFLMIFLKKNYAEKFHTNVAKLSPNLLKRCFSIGLPTSMNSLINSIGTAVVFQIIAKFCSHDDLVSYSIASSVYMFFRFVLDGIGKGVCSIASNSIACGELQTIRRLFISSLKVTCIFAVITSFFMIINTNMVVYWFSNDDYQKGTDSILNSMLFWTWVTIIIESVRWSLQNILISAGDTRFTTISNILCFWLFAFFPTVLLICKFGHVASVCWIFFAVDNVMRILSNLRRVTSIKFKNKAMNLSYY
- a CDS encoding polynucleotide adenylyltransferase — its product is MLHDLTNLAFAGKLSKIISTLHSAGAKCYFVGGCVRDAILNEPITDIDIEVFNINSEKLSVLLAKDHRIDQVGKSFGVIKVHDLGVDISVPRIEEKIGETHRDFSIAERINMDISSAAVRRDFTMNALYFDPLKNHVIDQFGGMKDIENKILRHTSEKFIEDPLRVLRAMQFAARFNLTVADETIKISSKLSCDNISAERILEEWKKLLLFGKTPSRGIRFLRACGWLKYFPEISNLVGCEQDILSHPEGDVFEHICIALDHLPQVRNGKFFDDMVVGFALLCHDFGKPATTFRNETGVHGSYHHGKHGVIPAKAFLERMRMPKSMVTQILPLVKHHMAIRDVIKVNDMDSGIRALANKVGRIDLLIKISLCDTFRRFKPHGSNEALVKAQAEKLGILSSKPSPILLGRHLIGLGLTPDKKFRKLLDLAFEAQLKGKFQDEPGAIGFIKNFI
- the prfB gene encoding peptide chain release factor 2, with product MALPTEISTSIQELIRRSNAIANFLDVDGNRLEIMRLETEMAVDSFWENKENAQHMVTRINKLKSTIKAIVEFKQKLDDVMVLADLIDQQNDNEEYLRELLVTIANLETDMDSLELTSFLNQPMDHCNAIFSIHAGAGGTESCDWADMLFRMYMRWVERRNFVMEIQDIQEGDGIGLSSITLRLIGENAYGYAKAERGVHRLVRLSPFDANHKRHTSFSSVDVVAELEDDVEVDIKDEDIRIDTYRSSGKGGQHVNKTESAIRITHLPTGLVVTCQNERSQYKNKDLAMKTLRARVYERMQDEKRSEMDKFYGEKGEIGWGNQIRSYVFQPYQLVKDLRTGVESTNVQAVMDGNIDMFINAWLKAGCPKARKS
- the xth gene encoding exodeoxyribonuclease III, with product MRIISWNVNGLRSMMKKDFSGVISSINPDILCLQETKMNQEVDPIIDLGFHHMVFNSAKRKGYSGTAIFSNPDILAVDSNTAPESTIDEQEGRVIVSEYDNFFLVNVYTPNSKSDLSRLEFRHKIWDVEFLRLLLRLESMKPVIACGDFNVAHQEIDLEYPNNNHLSNGFTDEERLGFSNYIANNFVDSYRYFYPEKKKAYSWWSYRMKSRERNVGWRLDYVLVSKKLLNLIQSVFIFSKIYGSDHAPVGIDVDL